DNA from Waddliaceae bacterium:
AAGGCATCAGCCTTCCAAGCTGACACTCGCGGGTTCGAATCCCGTCTCCCGCTCTTTGGGCCCGTGGCGCAGCGGTTAGCGCAAACGACTCATAATCGTTGGGTCGCTGGTTCGAATCCAGCCGGGCCCACTTTTTTTATGTTTTTTATGGGGAAATTGTTCTTTTGGTAGCATTTTTTTACCTTTCTTTTTTAAGCATTTGCTTTATTTTTATTATTTCTTCTAATAACATTTGAGATGATAAGTCCTCTTTTGAATGAATTGATGTGTCTCGTCCTGACATTATAGAAATACGTTTTCTGGTTTGTTCTTGACGTTGTCGAGCATACATCTCTGTTGTTGTAAGACTCGTATGCATTAAGTTGTTTTGTGCAGCAATAAGATCTGCCATATCGATAGCGCGGCCAAAGAGAAAGTTAGCATGTCCGCGTCGAAAATCATGAGGAGTGAAAAAATCTTGAAAGCCGTTTCTCATGCCAAAGATTTCTAAGTCTTTGTTGACAGCCCTTGCTCTATGTTTTCCAATAGTTGTTTTATGAGTGTCAAAATCCAAAGATGTTGAAGAAATTGGAGCAAACCAAGGAGCTTCAGGAGGAAGTTTTAATCGTACCAATTTATCCCACTCTTTTATGATGTCTAAAATAGTGCCTATGTTTAGGATAAACGTTGTTGCTGATTTGCGGTTTTTTGTTCGAACCCCTAGGCTTGTCCATTGATAGATTTCTAAGTTTTTGAGATTTACAGCTTTAATTGGTAAGGTTGCAAATGCTGATGCTCTTGCTCCTGAAGCAAAGAGAAACAATGCACTAGCACGAGCTCGTTGTTCCCTTAAAGTTTTGGTAGGCAGATTAGCCATGAACTTGATTTCTTGCTCAGCTACCGATTTTAAATGATTTCTTTCATTAGATTTTATCTTGTAGGTAAATGTGTCCAACCAAGCAGGTGTGACTAAGCGATAACCTTTATGAACGGCTAACCACTCAAAAATACGTTTAGCCTCTTGCATGAGATCTCTTTTATAGCCAGGAGCTTGAGGCTTACCATTTG
Protein-coding regions in this window:
- a CDS encoding site-specific integrase, producing MINRKNKKNRDEYLKYLLERLGQDELSINTKRSRLNHLLIWCDETKFEFIPKRQEIFRQYVDELIKPNGKPQAPGYKRDLMQEAKRIFEWLAVHKGYRLVTPAWLDTFTYKIKSNERNHLKSVAEQEIKFMANLPTKTLREQRARASALFLFASGARASAFATLPIKAVNLKNLEIYQWTSLGVRTKNRKSATTFILNIGTILDIIKEWDKLVRLKLPPEAPWFAPISSTSLDFDTHKTTIGKHRARAVNKDLEIFGMRNGFQDFFTPHDFRRGHANFLFGRAIDMADLIAAQNNLMHTSLTTTEMYARQRQEQTRKRISIMSGRDTSIHSKEDLSSQMLLEEIIKIKQMLKKER